In bacterium, the DNA window CGGCTTGTGAATATTTAGTACCCCAAAATGCTAAACGTGCGGTGATAAACGGTAAAATCAAAAAAAACGAGGATGGGGCAAATATTGTCAAAAATTGACAGAAAAGAGCCGTCAGCTGACTATAAATTGATCATGTTACGATGATGGAAATGATACAAAAAATGAAACGAAAAAGAATTTACTAATAACACATAAAAACAAAACAAGGAGAACAAGTCATGAACAAAGGAAGTCTGAATCGCGCCGTATTGATCGGTCGTCTGGGCCGTGATCCGCAGGTACGCTATACGCCTACGGGAACGCCGATCACGTCGTTTAGCGTAGCGACGACGCAGGTATTTAAA includes these proteins:
- a CDS encoding single-stranded DNA-binding protein yields the protein MNKGSLNRAVLIGRLGRDPQVRYTPTGTPITSFSVATTQVFK